aggaaagccattttgggaaacgagtgtggagatggatgctggccaccatcttctacttactctggttggaaagtagcggctggttttaaacttcttcaagaagcctgacagggcaaaggtggcgaagaagaggatgcagcaccagaggaacacgtcaggcgtgtaggggccgtcgcgtccacaggcaggtccttgaaactccccacgcaaataccgacattcctggagagacagagcgtcaggacacaaaggcagtgcacgtgcggcagggaaacctcgcatagctagggggttttgaggacctcggtccaagatccacgaccctgtaactgctcctgccaatggagatttatatttaatgagcagcagcagctgaacaagtgacacatcgaactacagagcggagaaatgagacgTGAGGGGAcgccataccacacaccctcggcacatcctctgcctgccattcgagcaatcgtggctaaagaagacaccagaggggaaggaaacactggaaactcttggggatagagagagaggcaagagggaaggagggctaaagacaaccatggcaggaaaggaggagaagagacaaatcgtcccttcccaggggagggctcgcagaacctggccaagaggggatgaaggccaccgtaagagcctgccgccctaggcccgggctctgcttccagcaacaacagcctgagaggctgctcagacatttaTGCATggacctacagacagcactgaatgagaaagcaaggcctggagttactaggaacccattaaggAGGCCAATTACTACctttcaagcatgaacttaagtcctacaacttctacagtaatcaaaccacccactacttaaccttcctcccagtcagaagtactgtcctgcaacaggcttgagggggacacttgctacccaCAATGCTGGggaccaggtagactgggacaaggtggactctcctccccaggaccaagcaGGTTCAAAGCACACGCTAGATctaagcaaggacttttccgagcagcactagcacagtttgaagcccatcattccctgaagggctctgacttttgcaccatgcaaatgccccCGGACCCCATGGCCGCAgcgcgaggaagcagtggctcggggcacttacggtcaccgtgaggttttcccaggctatgccagacacgttgatcttgttgctcgcccagaaacgcagcgtttcgttgctgggatgggtcggtgcctcacacttacagctggcaggagagaagccaagacggggggggtaagggaaaggcgatggaggtgcagcccggagctcctgccaaggggcagcatctttctcagggggaaaaaaaacccactagtagctggtgaggaagtccagcttgctgtgcatgtgcacagggtaggtgtctcgcaggtgactcagcttctccagagcctcgtagatgaagatgatgcagatgagggaggcaaaggcttcttccgtgaagcgggtgacgtagcacaccaaacagctggcgtcggtggccaccagcactatgcacaagaaggcggtccacagcccaatgcacgcccgcagagacagataggagagcgTGTACTCCCTgcgaaagcaaaatgaaacaaaggctggaaaggccagcaagaggccctgagccatgcctgccttcggggaaagcggggagcaattttggagcgtgtcaaggctgcggatgggaaatgCCGTTTCCATGTACTACCAcagagagcctcggggctgtggtgTAGGGtgtagacccacaggaggagaggccaattaCTTAGTTACCACTGCTGaacaaggatcttgtgttaacaccttggaggctgctcgaggtcaggtccctcttgggccaggtggtgttctcccacatcaccctgacgccctaacactgaaaccagctgggtgcgcacccagtcacctgctgccagcaagctggggcttaataataaaccttatggcaatataagggtggtttatctcccatcaaagccatcgcaacaaaaggactgtcactaaaatctagcaactacccctaagaaaaagaaaagaaaagaaaagcatcttttctccatcactgcccccttctgaaggctctcgcagcacccagctgcggcagccagccttacttgcagaaTTTGTAGAGGATCTTCTCGAACACGAGCACGGGTCCCGtgctgccgaggatggtgagaggttggccggcaaagaggcaatacaccacgccggccatggacgcgcccagcagcgactccatggcactctgtccggggaagagaggcagccgtgagtaaataaatcgttagggagaaacaacaaccaaagcccattcactgcagcaaggactttggcctgagtttgatcctcccccatggcccccaacagagagaggggctcactatgtggccattggtcgcctcccccagcagtcccccaaaggtgatgacaggggacatgcaggcacagtagaggaagaggaaggacgccaggcactgcaggctcagaccatcccggaagtcgctccagaaccacggggctttccgcttcacgtccagggtcaaacctccaaagagcctgcaggaaggaaaaagaagagagtctgttctcttggaggaacacgctgactttgctttgctgcagaagggcaatcacaagcacagagcaacttccgtggctaaaaagaagcactctccttcatcccaaatcaaggaaacctgcgtgcaatggtgatggctggggctgagcccagctgcccagacctcccccctgcccagcccaggggaccaagctggtcatgtggagccccttcactgaaccagctaaccccaaagacctgctagaagggaaggtgcatgctcagatttgaggggcaaacagaaaaaaaacacccaaactattaaagctcccaccttcccgtccgctgcagttcagggccacagtgtttctccagcgtgctgtgagaagcaccgtcatcaagagctcctggcgtcttccttttttcctgttaaaacggaagtaagataaagctatggacttgCAACCACTGGCTCGTTTTGCttctggtctggctctgtgactgtgtcagagcaggaccttgtgaatttgggcccctgaacagcatccccagctgtcctgcccgtccccctcgcgCCTCCCGCCGACGCGTCACCCACCTGCGAAGGGACGTTTTTCGGGGGCTCGATTCGGATcgatggatcccactctcctggcggcaagaccgtgacctgatccagaaactcgtcgatgccagccaccaggtcagccccgttcttggctttataggcaacgtcacggaaaacctgccaatagaagacgacctggtgagaggacaacccagctcggatgtcctaaccagtgcaataaACTCTTGCCTAAACGCAAggctttttccccaaaatttcctgctggaaagggcaggaaatattcccccaaaaggaaaaaatctgtgcatcatgGCATTTGTAATCGTCTCCCCCACGAGGCCCCTgtcccccatggcacaccatacccttctgcttaaagagcaagagaagttttactggccctggcaatgccaccactggggacagcgtgctggggaccccggcgagaaggatgaggtgcaggatgcaccccgggtgggatttcagcctccaggatgtggcGTGATGCAAATctgcgtgtttgctttggggtgagaaagagggctgggctgtttggagagctgcgggcagctgggacagcaaatcctcttcctcactacttcagagacagggagagctgaagaaaggcaaaaatgacccggagctatctcatcttgtcgcacctcatccgtcatgatagtggccatggacctgccgatctcatggtactgatgggcttttccttctggcccaagcaaaacaaacaggaacctgggcaggaaaaacaaaatgagagagagaaaaaggtgtccttgctccgagagcacccaaggaaagccctggcagctcccagcccagagcgtggctcaagacgggacacgtaggctcagcgacgccgcgatgaatttgaaattcttccaagccgacggcaaatttaatttgggggccaactttcattacaattggccgatgggtttaaaagctacagcagggaatggagaaacgaaggcgaggagatgtgggtgggggaaacgtgcttgctccccctcccactcgccttgttcccttgggacaccaaactgatgcctgcaacttgatctttggttgggtgtcttttttacggaaaaaaatttgcgcttctcattcgcaccttgttgggatgggaacttctgtcatgcctgagaggaggacagctgggctcaggcggacaaatgccacgatgggctggtgaaggaaatccagctctcctaccagcacgttggatgcttcagccccggtgggaattttcttcatgaagtgcagctccgcctgggcacgacaagcgattttcaggcaattaccccaacagcaaagcccacagcgctctgcagcacactctgcagccaagtttgcaagagcaaagccggccctaaaggcgtaagaaagctgcgagtgtctcaccttgcttaaatccattgctctgctctcagggttcaccccatctttagcttccgcagcggtgggagaaggacaaggggtgattgtttgggctggtaggaagaagaaagacactcagaaagatgggcaaggagcaactgggacgcttctcctttgcccagacaagtctaatggggccacagccctgcagaaaccctcacctggcttgtagaggaggtgcaggtctgactgcctcttgctcacgTCAGCAGacgagcagacagcggggagaaggttggttgtcttctcgttctgatggtggtgcttcctcaaaaggacttctcgaacCTGCGCCCGCATGTGCTCGTCAAACtccgtggactgttcttgctgggccaggatcatatctgaggatggcaaagggaaacgAAGCcgtcagagcagaaaccccaacaagtcccgacccccaaagcccccagggaaggctgtgccacacaggctgcaccctaatgccggctcagccttgcaCAGCAAGGCCTTTTAAcaatgttcagcctttgcagcgaaaacgagaattttcttttgctaagaaacatcatccaagtgcttattcatcattccgctaagataaatattGCCCATTCTAAATaacgcaattttcttgcccgacctggcctttctgactctacacgtttacccaaattataagcaatctagagcacagacgttcccagagtttcccgtgctgatcgagtgcaatttgccgagcccagggagaaacgtgctaagaacggctccgacttctccagcccttgaaagggctgaatggagacctgccgccagccaaagataacttctccaaagcggcttttgcaattaacttcaagtatcttccccacaggaatacactgcttggtcatcgccagataacctctgccttaaaactcttcaatgctggatgttaaggcaaaagtaagaaaaagaatgcgaggaaacagcttgtaagaaatcGTTCCCttaaggaggttcagctcttacgcggactccgtatttctaagagcagcctgctaagccctgacacacgctcctttttggctgcagaacattctctagtggcttctccagccccacaaactgctttcaaaaggaccccgtatgggaagaaaaaaacggTGCGACTGTTGCACgcccagtctacatccaaaaacagctcatgagaaaaacacagtgggacttctggaaaaggacgtgccaTTAGGGCAGGGTCTGATGTGGGAGTGAAGAGCTGAGCTCGGCCgttcccggagggatgcagcgcccacggtacctgcaatctcttcgatgctgttggcacaaatgtccagcagcaccgacccgttgctgatgc
This DNA window, taken from Haliaeetus albicilla unplaced genomic scaffold, bHalAlb1.1 scaffold_135, whole genome shotgun sequence, encodes the following:
- the LOC138684213 gene encoding electroneutral sodium bicarbonate exchanger 1-like isoform X2, producing MLWAVLFAYGKKNLLQVRGFRAVPEGGGGTQRRDGSWTRVDAGLDDGWEDVRELSTPSPNFSLLVVAKQRHDEEAVIDRGRRSNAVSICYEKEELEGHRTLYVGAWMPLVRQSHRHHRRHSQKHREGEREKDSAPTEQGYHCKSHRSPSQRVQFILRTKEDEQHVPHHLFSELDEICVKEGRDAEWKETARWLKFEEDVEDGGERWSKPYVGTLSLHSLSELRSCISNGSVLLDICANSIEEIADMILAQQEQSTEFDEHMRAQVREVLLRKHHHQNEKTTNLLPAVCSSADVSKRQSDLHLLYKPAQTITPCPSPTAAEAKDGVNPESRAMDLSKAELHFMKKIPTGAEASNVLVGELDFLHQPIVAFVRLSPAVLLSGMTEVPIPTRFLFVLLGPEGKAHQYHEIGRSMATIMTDEVFRDVAYKAKNGADLVAGIDEFLDQVTVLPPGEWDPSIRIEPPKNVPSQEKRKTPGALDDGASHSTLEKHCGPELQRTGRLFGGLTLDVKRKAPWFWSDFRDGLSLQCLASFLFLYCACMSPVITFGGLLGEATNGHISAMESLLGASMAGVVYCLFAGQPLTILGSTGPVLVFEKILYKFCKEYTLSYLSLRACIGLWTAFLCIVLVATDASCLVCYVTRFTEEAFASLICIIFIYEALEKLSHLRDTYPVHMHSKLDFLTSYYCKCEAPTHPSNETLRFWASNKINVSGIAWENLTVTECRYLRGEFQGPACGRDGPYTPDVFLWCCILFFATFALSGFLKKFKTSRYFPTRVRSTVSDFAVFLTIVIMVLLDFVAGIPSPKLQVPHAFKPTRDDRGWFINPIGPNPWWTVLAALIPALLCTILIFMDQQISAVIVNRKEHKLKKGCGYHLDLFVVAVMLGVCSVMGLPWFVAATVLSITHVNSLKVESDCSAPGEQPKFLGIREQRVTGLLIFVLMGCSVFFTSVLKFIPMPVLYGVFLYMGVSSLRGIQFFDRLKLFWMPAKHQPDFIYLRHVPLRKVHLFTVIQLTCLVLLWTIKVSRAAIIFPMMVLALVFVRKAMDFCFSKRELSFLDDLMPERKKKLDDARNEAGEEEEVRLAGSSGLDISVGL
- the LOC138684213 gene encoding electroneutral sodium bicarbonate exchanger 1-like isoform X1 — encoded protein: MLWAVLFAYGKKNLLQVRGFRAVPEGGGGTQRRDGSWTRVDAGLDDGWEDVRELSTPSPNFSLLVVAKQRHDEEAVIDRGRRSNAVSICYEKEELEGHRTLYVGAWMPLVRQSHRHHRRHSQKHREGEREKDSAPTEQGYHCKSHRSPSQRVQFILRTKEDEQHVPHHLFSELDEICVKEGRDAEWKETARWLKFEEDVEDGGERWSKPYVGTLSLHSLSELRSCISNGSVLLDICANSIEEIADMILAQQEQSTEFDEHMRAQVREVLLRKHHHQNEKTTNLLPAVCSSADVSKRQSDLHLLYKPAQTITPCPSPTAAEAKDGVNPESRAMDLSKRCGLCCWGNCLKIACRAQAELHFMKKIPTGAEASNVLVGELDFLHQPIVAFVRLSPAVLLSGMTEVPIPTRFLFVLLGPEGKAHQYHEIGRSMATIMTDEVFRDVAYKAKNGADLVAGIDEFLDQVTVLPPGEWDPSIRIEPPKNVPSQEKRKTPGALDDGASHSTLEKHCGPELQRTGRLFGGLTLDVKRKAPWFWSDFRDGLSLQCLASFLFLYCACMSPVITFGGLLGEATNGHISAMESLLGASMAGVVYCLFAGQPLTILGSTGPVLVFEKILYKFCKEYTLSYLSLRACIGLWTAFLCIVLVATDASCLVCYVTRFTEEAFASLICIIFIYEALEKLSHLRDTYPVHMHSKLDFLTSYYCKCEAPTHPSNETLRFWASNKINVSGIAWENLTVTECRYLRGEFQGPACGRDGPYTPDVFLWCCILFFATFALSGFLKKFKTSRYFPTRVRSTVSDFAVFLTIVIMVLLDFVAGIPSPKLQVPHAFKPTRDDRGWFINPIGPNPWWTVLAALIPALLCTILIFMDQQISAVIVNRKEHKLKKGCGYHLDLFVVAVMLGVCSVMGLPWFVAATVLSITHVNSLKVESDCSAPGEQPKFLGIREQRVTGLLIFVLMGCSVFFTSVLKFIPMPVLYGVFLYMGVSSLRGIQFFDRLKLFWMPAKHQPDFIYLRHVPLRKVHLFTVIQLTCLVLLWTIKVSRAAIIFPMMVLALVFVRKAMDFCFSKRELSFLDDLMPERKKKLDDARNEAGEEEEVRLAGSSGLDISVGL